aaattatTGCAAGCTTAGCAAACATCCATTATCTCAGATAAATAcgaaattaaagaaacagaaaagatttttttccatgaACACCCTTaatagatttcatatataaaggTACAGTGCTGTTAATTATTCACCATGTTGTGCCTCACATCACTAGTGCTTACTTACCTTATAACTTGAAGTTTGTATCCTTTTAGTACCTTCATCCAGTTCCTACTTTTACTACCCTctgcctttggtaaccacaaaatGTGATCTCAAAAAAAGCTAATTTACTTGAGAAATATCCTTTACCTCTTTGAACCTCatattctttataaaaaattAGTTCACTATCTCTGATCTATTTCaactttaatattatattttttctgttaacaaaactAGTTTATTCAAGTCTTCACAGTTTTAAATGTGAGGAAGAAAGCTTGTTTTGAAATAGTAAATCTTGGCCAATTATCTTTAGGTGTTGAATACTGAAGAAGCTgcaaatgaagatgaaagagaattAGAAGAACTTAGAAAGCATGGCATAACTCCTCTTCCCAAACCACCTCCAGGAGTTGGACTTCTGCCAACCCCACTGGAGCATTTTCCCTTTTCTGATCCTGAAGATGGTTTTCAGACAGATCTCTCTGATGATTTCAAGAAGATTCCATCTCTTTTTGAAATAGTTGTAAAACCTACTGTGGATTTAGCACATAAAATTGGAAAGAAGTAAGTTAAATttttcattccttccagtgaatattcagggttgatcgccgttaggattgattggtttgatctccttgctgttcaagggactctcaagagtcttctccaacaccacagttcaaaagcatcagttcttcaacactcagcttgctttatggtccaactctcatatccatacatgaccactggaaaaaccatagccttgactagacagatctttgtcagcaaaggtccaatATCTATTTAGAGATGTAATGTTcttatttgtctcttttctttgaaCTAAGAAATATTATTCTTTTGTCCACAGGCCACCAGCATTTTATAACAGTGCCTCACCACCAGGACCACAATTTCAGGAAAGCAGCCCACATCCTCAACATGTCTATAGTTCGGGGTCAAGTCCAGGTCCTGGCCCTAACATGTCTCAGGGACACAACAGTCCTGTGATCCACCCAGGCTCCCCTGGACACTGTCCTGGCCTACCAGTGCCACAGAGCCCACCTTTGCTGCCTGGCCCCCCAGGAATTGTGGGCCCTCACGGTCAAGCTGGAGTACTTGGTCAACCAGATACGCCTTTGACACCACCAAATATGAGTGGTTCTTACCACTGCTCGGGCTTTCCAGAACATGTAATGAAAGTACCTAGAGAGAATCACTGCTCTCCAGGCTCATCGCACCCACCTGGTGAAAGGCAGCTCAGTACCAGCTATGATTCCTTACAAAATCCCGCTGAGTTTTATGATCATTACTATTCACAGCATGCTGTCCATAATTTTCAGCCACCCAGTCACTCTGGTGGTAAGTTTACCTTTCTAAATAACTCATTTCTAACTTAAAATATCTGGAGTCCTATGTTTCTTTAGTAACATGAAAGGCATGTGtgttttaaataaaggaaaatatgatgAAATTGAAATATTAAAGTGTGTTTTCAATTTGACCAAATATTTCTAACAATGGACTTTGCGATAACTTTAAACAGTGCTTACTGTTACATAATAATCTGATAATCAAATGTGATATTATTGTAACTCAGTTTCTTACAAGGCACAGCGGTccttgtctcctggagttttgtGCTCAATCAGTGTCTTGTGCCTTTTTGTGTTGTGTATGTAGATGGGGTGTGGCACGGTGACTTTGCCCAGCACCAGGCTCCAGTTGTTCCAGACTCACCTAACCGTGGGAGTGGGTCCGACAGCAGCAGTAATGTGGCAGGCCAGGGCCCCctgcctgcactgggtctccTCCCTGCTGTCCAGAGAGCTCTTTTTGTCAGACTTACTCAGAAATACCAAGAAGATGAAGAACCAAGCAGCACCCAGCCTCAGAGGACACCAAGCAAGGAAGAAGGTGTGTCAGGTGTCATGATAGCGTCGTATCTGTTTGGATCTACCTATTCTATTTCCAGCTACTTACAGCTACTGTCTTCTTGGGGTTGATTGTCATTTCCAGAGCCATTGATGCATTAGTAATTAATTGCAATGGGTTTGATTTGAAGCAATAAATCAGACTGGAGTGTGAGGCCTTGGAAGCACACTTGTTATTAAGCTTTGTTTTTGAAGAGAAATAGAACAGAAACAAGATAGCCTTGAGTTTAAGAATTTTAACTTGTAACTCAAGTTCAAAATTATTTGGTTATTAGATTTTTATGGGCAGAGGCTGTTTCCTTCAGGTTCTGCTATACTATTAaaggatattatttttaatataaaagatttttaagtttCCCTTAGTATTTTTGATACTGATAAGTCTACAGCAATTAGTTAATTCAGTTAagggaagaaaactggaaatcaaCCAGTTGTTATTATGAGTTAAAAAATTGATATGTTTGGCCAACCTTAAACATGaaattaagggcttccctcattccagtggttaagaatccatccttCCACTGTAGGAGTCAGGGAAGTTCACATGCTctgaggcatggccaaaaatgagCGAAACATGAAATTTATGAATAACTATGTAAAACTGGATAATGCTAGTAGCCACAAGTTATATAAACATTGTTACATTGGCAAAGATAGTATTAAaccttcatttatttaacatgaCAGGGAAGTGAGGAATTTCTAATAAGTTAATTtcctatataatttatatttacttctttaggtgctaattttaagaaataatcattttaatagtGTTCTTTCTTTAAAGTGTAACAAAGTCTtatattttcataaagaaaaaaataaaacttttctaagagatataaaattttatatataatactataaaaTTGGTAATGTTTTATAAGGCTTGTTTTCTTGGAATCAGAAAACATCTTAAacagatttttgtgtgtttgtgttcattcttaaaattttattgccTTTGTGAATTTATTTGTCCTTTGATAGAAAGCTGATAGAAaccttttattcattttctaataCCTGCTTTCCACTGACCTCTCTGCTGTTCTACTTTCTTTCTGCTCCATATTCATTCTTGTTCCAAAAAGATTTTAAGACTgcttataaaatatgtttatatgaaactgaaaattaaatagCATCTTACCTATTTGGATCGGATTTGGATTAAGTACCAAATTCTATGAGGAGTGAAACTCCTAcacagaaatgtttaaaataactaCAACAGTTGAAAGTGAACCACAGGTCTAGCTCTAGACTTCCTGGAggtcagagaaaaaaagagagatccaGTGTCTACAAGTAGTTTTTTTCAGACACTGAGGTATGAATTAAAGTTTTTGCCATTGTGATATAGTGTATACTATTTTAAAGCCACATCCTCCCCTAAATATGAGTGCTTGTTCTGTAGCATTCTTCTGTTCAAACTAACTGTGTAATGCTAAATTTCCATGTGACAGAAATGCATGGTGAGCAGTGAGATAAAAGTGAGAATATATGTGCTATTCTATTGACTAAAGATATTCGGTGATatacataagtgtgtgtgtgtacatatatacatgtacatggcTAATTCAGAGATGatctatatatgttttaatgGAGAAGAAGGAAACCCACCCTCCTGAGgtgtcagtttttatttccttctctactaGAGAGAAGATCTCTGACTGTTAAGCTTCTTAACATTATGGCTCATGCTAAAGTTACATAGGCTTTAAGAGTAAGGCCCAAAGTTCTTATAAAGTTATAGTATGTAAATTTTAGGGTGTTAGTTTCATTTGTTGCTTTTAATTTAGAGTTTGAGTAATATATTCACAAggtcaaacatttaaaaatttatgagaGAAAAGCCTGGGGCCCATATATGCTCAGTTCCTTTTGCTTTCCTAACATTCAATGTTAGTGTTTTGTTTTcgttccagttttttttttttaatagctcttCCTTGTTATCTGATAAATCCAGAGGTATGAAATTTAAGGGATTGCTTCAATTAAAgaaggcttacctggtggctcagatggtaaagcgtctgcctgcaatgtgggacacctgggtttgatccctgggtcgggaagatcccctggagagttcAGTtcacagtcgctcagtcctgtccgactctttgcgaccccgtgaattgcagcacactgggcctccctgtcaatcatcaactcccagagttcactcagactcacgtccatcgagtcagtgatgctatccagccatcttatcctctgtcacccccttctcctcctgcccccaatccctcccagcatcagagtcttttccaatgagtcaactcttctcatgaggtggccaaaatactggagtttcagcttcagcatcattccctccaaagaaatcccagggctgatctccttcagaatggactggttggatctccttgcagtcaagggactctcaagagtcttctccaacaccacagttcaaaagtatcaattgtctggcgctcagctttcttcacagttcaactctcacatccatacatgaccactggaaaaaccatagccttgactggacggacctttgttggcaaagtaatgtctctgcttttcaatatgctatctaggttggtcataacttttcttccaaggagtaagcatcttttaatttcatggctgcagtcaccatctgcagtgattttggagccccccaaaataaagtctgacactgtttccactgtttccccatctatttcccatgaagtgatgggaccagatgccatgatcttcgttttctgaatgttgagctttaagccaactttttcactttcctttttcactttcatcaagaggctttttagttcctcttcactttctgccataagggtggtgtcatctgcatatctgaggttattgatatttctcctggcagtcttgattccagcttatgcttcttccagcccagcgtttctcatgatgtactctgcatatatgttaaataagcagggtgacaatatacagccttgacgtactccttttcctatttggaaccagtctgttgttccatgtccagttctaactgttgcttcctgacctgcatataggtttctcaagaagcaggtcagatggtctggtgtttccatctctttgagaatttcctacagtttgttgtgatccacataatcaaaggctttggcatagtcagtaaagcagaaatagatgtttttctggaactctcttgctttttccatgatccagcggatgttggcaatttgatctctggtttctctgccttttctaaaaccagcttgaacatcagggagttcacagttcacatattgctgaagcctggcttggagaattttgagcattactttactagcgcgtgagatgagtgtaattgtgtggtagttagagcattctttggcattgcctttctttggaattggaatgaaaactgaccttttccagtcctgtggccactgctgaattttccacattggctggcatattgagtgcagcactttcacagcatcatctttcaggatttgaaatagctccactggaattccatcacctccactagctttgtttgtagtgatgctttctaaggcccacttgacttcacattccaggatgtctggctctaggtgagtgatcacaccatcatgattatttgggtcatgaagatcttttttgtatagttcttttgtgtattcttgccacctcttcttaatatcttctgcttctgttaggtccagaccatttctgtcctttattgagcccatctttgcatgaaatgttcccttgtctctaattttcttgaagagatctctaggctttcccattctgttgttttcctctatttctttgcattgatctctgaggaaggctttcttatctattcttgctattctttgaaactctgccttcagatgtttgtatttttccttttctcgtttgctttacacttctcatcttttcacagctatttgtaagccctcttcagacagccattttgcttttttgcatttcttttccacggggatggtcttgatccctgtctcctgtacaatgtcacgaacctccgtccatagttcatcaggcactctgtctatcagatctagtcccttaactctatttctcacttccactgtgtaatcataagggatttgatttaggtcatacctgaatggtctagttgttttccctactttcttcactttaagtctgaatatggcaataaggagttcatgatctgagccacaatcagctcctggtcttgtttttgttgactgtatagagcttctctatctttggctgaaaagaatataatcatctgattttggtgctgaccatctggtgatgtccatgtgtagagtcttctcttgtgttgttggaagagggtgtttgctatgaccagtgcattttcttggcaaaactcgtcctgcttcattccatatttcaaggccaaatttgcctgttactcctggtgtttcttgacttcctacttttgcattccagtcccccataatgaaaaggacatctttttttggtgttagttctaaaaggtcttgtaggtcttcatagaaccgttcagcgtcttcagcgttactggtttgggcatagacttggattaccgtgattttgaatggtttgccttggaaatgaacagatatcattctgtcgtttttgagattgcatccacgtactgcatttcagactcttgttgaccatgatggctgctccatttcttctgagggactcctgcctgcagtagtagatataatggtcatctgcattaaattcacccattccagttccagtcccctggagaaggaaatggcaaccgactccagtattcttacctggaaaatctcatggatgtagggcctggtaggctacagtccatggggtcataaagagtcggacacgactgagcaacttcaccttcactttgaaTTAAAGACAGCCAAAAcattttggaatttcttttttagAGTGTTTTCCCTTCTCCCTCAGCCCTGTCTTCTGACACATTTCTGAGTTCCCTTTGGCCAGCTGGAATGAAAGGTCCAGACTCTTCTCTGACTGGAAGGACATTTTACATGGTCTGATGCCATACTTCTTTCTTTATAGAGTACAGTGACTGAATTGTTAGTTGTTATATCACCTCTTATCTTGTTCCAGTGTTGAAACTCTGTCATTTCTATGATGTATTATCTTGAAGTTAGACTACCCTTATTTCAGAAATAGCCTATGTGTTTTAATTAAAGCCAAATATGAATGCTTCACTCTTTACAATAGTTTTTGTCTGCATTTAGATGAAACTGTTAACTGGTACTCCAGTagtgaagaggaagaagggagcaGTGTCAAGTCAATACTGAGAACGTTGCAGAAACAAACAGAGACTTTGAGGAGTCAGCAGCAGCCTTCCACAGAACCTGGCCTTCCTACTGACCCGAGACTTGCTAGAGAGAAGAATAAAGGAAACCAAGTTGTCGACCCTAGACTCAGGACTATCTCAAGGCAAGACATTAAAAAATCTTCTGAGTCTGCCCCGCTGGATCTCAGACTTGCATGGGATCCCAGGAAATTAAGAGGGAGTGGAAGCGGCCATggcagttctgctgctgctggagcCAAGTTTGATTCACATCATGGCAACACCGGCCCTAGCATCAGACACAAAAGAGGAGATGATGATGAAGATACAGAAAGAGAGCTGAGAGAAAAGGCTTTCTTAATACCTCTGGATTCTTCCCCTGGTGTGATGCTGCAGGACCCAAGGTCACAGCTGAGACAGTTTAGTCACATTAAAATGGATATTACCCTAACCAAACCCAACTTTGCCAAACACATCGTGTGGGCTCCAGAAGACTTACTACCAGTTCCTTTACCTAAACCTGATCCAGTCTCTTCAATCAATTTACCTCTGCCCCCTCTTATAGCTGACCAGAGGCTCAGTAGGTTATGGAATACAAAAAGTGATCTTCGTCAAAACACAGTGTCCACTGATACGAAACTAGCAGCCAAAGCCAAAATTAACACAGCAAACAGAGAAGGCTACCTAGATCAATTTGGAGACTCACATAGTTCCGGAAGTAAATTAGGAGATCCTAGGCTGCAAAAAAATTTTGATCCTAGACTTCACAGACTGCACAACACAGAGCCTCATCAAGCAGTTATGAAGGACCCCCATATGTCTAAGACTGCCCCTCCTTTAGGGACCAGGCCAAACCTGGGGTCATCACAGCCCTCAGGGGCGGTACCTAGCAGTTCTGGTCCTGGGGCTTTACCTCCATATGCCCCCAAACTCTCATCTTCAACTGGCCTTCCCCTGGGAACTCCGGGTTCAGTCCTTAGCGGTATTAGTTTGTATGACCCCAGGGAGCAAGGTTCACCCTCTACATCAGAGCTAGCAGCAGAAAATGCAGAGAACCAGAAAAAAAGCGGGAGTTTAAAATGTAGTGACAAAAATGAGCCTCTTCCTGGAGAAGCAATCCTACCACAGAAAATGGCTCCAAATGTGGACGTCCCTGTTGACCGCCCAGCTGACCCACAGACGGATGTTCGCCAGAGTTCTGGTACCGTTCAAGTCCCAGCAGTGCACAGCCTTCCAATTCAGGCATTAACAGGCCTAATCAGACCCCAGTACAGCGATCCCAGGCAGTCAAAACATCTGGGACAGGTGAGCCCCACCCCCGGTGATGATCCCAGCAAAGAAACAGATGACAAATCTCTGAAGgaggtttttaaaacttttgaccCAACAGCTTCACCATTTTGTTAGCTGTTGTGTAACCAAGCAGTTATTTTCTCTCTCCTGACTGTTGGCAGTCCCCTGCTGTTTTGTAACTGTTTTACCtctatagtttatttatttttaaattataaacactTTTCAGCTGCTAGTACCAGAACCACACGAAGTTATATCCTCCAAAGCCTGTGGtattttatatagtatttttataattttaagagaCTGTAGTCATTGACATAGAAACCTatatatcatgttagtttcagtaAAAGTACTTTTATTGTAAATAAACCATCATGAACTCAACACTTTGCCTGAATATATGCCACTTGTCTTTCATAATCAGTGTTTAGATAAATGATCACCACTTTTATATGGTTGTTAGTTTCAAGCAATATAATGTACATTACTTTTCAGAAACAGTATTTTGACTAGGATCCTCTCAATTTGTCAACACAGAACTGACTAATATGTAATGCTAACTGCTAGCTAAAATGTAAAGTgaagtaaagaaaacattttttaaatctaatattAGCAGAGCAGTTCATGTTTAAGGGCATCACTTTTATTATTACTGGCAATATTATTTGTGTAAATGAAGCATTTGAATGTCatatcttttaaatgtattttatggtATACTGTATCATAGAAGTTGGAGATATATAAATAGAATGTTTTGCTAAAGtaaaaaatttccaaattctcaacataactttttaaatttaatttttcataataatagTTATGAGTTATTGCTGTTACGTTATGATGTTTATGCATTTTGATGTCTTTTGTCTTTAGCAGCataatttatattactttttcaaATTGTGTAGCTGCAATAATTGTATTCATCATGACTTTGGcagtttttaacaaaattttaaatgatccGGTGAGTCTGTAGTGATCTATTGCATTGATAATGTTTTAAGTGTGCAGgttctatattttttcttaaatagcgAGAAAACACAGAGATGGTGTAGTCAACTGTATATGGCTATCAATAAAGACTCTCTTTCAGATCTCACCTGACTGGCATTCTATAACAGAGGAGACTGCTTGGTGTTTTATTATGTCCTCATAGTTTGGAAACCTCCTCAATGGATTAGAAATTGtacttttatgaaaaataatttgtattcattcttatatatttattgcAGTATATAAATAATGGCAACCCTACTtactttatacatatattatttataactaAAACTAAGTATTACACTTAAGTCTCAGGCTAagtgtatatattaatatctttGACTAGAGGTATCTGACAGTGTTTGCTAGTAACAACTCCAGCAAGTAATTTAAAAGGAGCATTTCATTGTGAAAGGTAATGGAAGTAGAGGAAATCAGCACTtgagaagtgatttttaaaatatacagcaaAATATTTGTGTGGGAACCTAAAACTCAGCACATGGCTTAATACTAatgtatatctttcctattcCCGTCTtcaccttttgctttttttgctctGATTCCATGCTGAAATGAGGTTGCAGTTAAGTGAACAAGAACTCTGCCTGTCTACCTCAGAAGTTCATTGTGTTCTAAGTTCAAGGGAATGTGAGTTCCTACTATTTTTACTTTGGTTACATTGTTGCCTAAAATGATTCTGAATAACATTTTatggttaaaaaatgaaatttacagCTATTATAGAAAGTATTTTCTGACTTGCTGTCCTTTGGAAGcaagttgaaggataattgattaGTAAAAAAATCCTTTATGAATGTTCATATAAGCTACTTGCTGAATTAattagaagagagagagggaggagagaactTATGAGGGTTAGAGGTTTATGACAGGGAATTCATATTCTTGTTCTGAACTGATTTATAGGTGTTTTATCTCAGTGTCTAGTttgttatctgtgaaatgggtatgaTTTTGACTGTTCACAGATTTGATGTAAGGAGTGAATGAATTATTACTTTAAAgtatttgtaaatataaaattgatttatattttatttcacacaCATAATCATTACATTCCCACTGGGTTTGCATTAAGTTGTACAGATtccaaaataatataatatgGTTTGTGTGGTTCATCAATTCTGTGAAGTTTCAGATAATAGTAAGACACAGTAGAAGTTGTTTCAGAGAGTATTAACCCATCAGGTTAGCAATTTCCTTGAACATTTTGTGTATCATTAAGTTACAGGGCTTTTTCTACTTTAGAGCTCTATGGGCTTGTCGTGTCTATTCAGGGTCTGACATATATGCTCACTTTAGACAGGTTGGATATTGACAGAAGGTGAAAATCCTGTGATGGTCTGTGTTGTGTTTTCCTCACCTATGTGTTATGACTTCGTGTTTTGTGACTGACCGTGTTTGCTTAAATCATAGCATGTGTGGTATGGGTGAAGTGGCCAACTCAGTCAATGGGAGGCTGTTGGCTTTTAGAAACAATAAGGATATTTACTCCCATCTCTTAATATGTATTTCTGCAAGCATGCGACATTGAGATCTTTCTTAGTGATCACTTGTTGGAAAAAGGTGCATTTTTCTTTGGTTAATGGCATCTTGAAGTTTGAAAATTCCCAGTGACCTGGGATATTAGGGCTTGTCAGTATATTTCCATTTGCACAGCACAGAGTCTCGTGATAGACACgctctccctgagttcactctcCTGGGCTGAGAACTGCGCCTCACAGAGGCTGTCTGCGTCAAAGGGCATGTCTTGGAGGGCTGATCTGCAGTCAAGCAGTCCACCGATAGTGCCCCTGCCTCCTTCAGTATCAGGCCTTCTGGGAATTTCTAGGATGAAGAGTCATAATCATCTCTTCAGAAATGGTTTGGGAGCACTTGATAATATTATGTTCAAAGTTTAGTAATCATTAGTAAATTTGCTTAGTTTAAATAAGGCTTAGTTTAGGAAGTGTAAGCCTTGACAAAATGTAACCGAAGAGTGTCTGAGTGTTTGAAGTTGTTTTCCTCACTTATGTGTTATGACTTTGTGTTTAGGTAATGCCTTCTCCCCCAAGTAACTTCATGTGGTTTGCAGAACCAGCTTCAGTAGTTACCAATTGCTGTACTGCTGGGGTTATGTTTCTTAGTATGTTATTTATCAGCAGGATCTACCAGTTGTAACAAAACCCCTAATTTAACCTGGCTTTCTTGGAAAGGATACAGACCTAAGACTTTAAGTTAATGCCAACATAACATTtagaatttatgattttaaaataagaaatgaaaagtatgtcttaaaatttgtgtttttggAGGCTGAACCTGTACGCGTCTGCTTGTTCTTCTGTTTCCACACAGCAACAAGCCTAGTTCTGTGCACGCAGTAGGTGTTTTGTTAACTGCTTCTTGATTGCTTCCCAACGTCCATCCAAGTTTAGATTTTGCAGGTGCCTCCATCTGTCAAAATAGATGTGGCAGAGCCACTTCAGGATTGTATTAGAAAGAGTATGGTCATTAATTATGCCTCTTTCATTAGACATAGGGCACCAGCCTTCtcttttcttgtctcttctcCCCATCACCCACCCAAACAATATGAACGTAGGGTTATGGCAGCTTTTATTTAAGAGTTAACATGTTTCTACAATAATTCATGATTCTAAGAATCCTCCAAGCTTTACAAGATGATTTTACTACTTCATTGTAGAAGTTTGACTAGATCAAACATAGATCCCTGTAGATCTATGAAGGATTCTTTCTGTACTTTGAAAGAACTGCATATTAAagtgtcatgttttcattttaaaatgtttctctaaTTTTCCCCTTCTGATTCTCCTCAAAATTCAGCCAGAATTATGAAGATATGCCTAACCTAGTGAATTTCCAATAGCATTTTATTCTAACACTATGAATAAATTTGAGTCTTGTGTTTTGTCCTTAAACATGCTTCATTATCCTTTGGAATACAACAGTCATGTGTTACAGTTGGGAAAATCATTGAGGGCATAATGAAAATCTGTTTGTCCCAATGACTGTGAGTTCTTGGAATAATATATTATAGCTTGATTTATCATTGAATCTCttgttttttaaacttagaaTTTATGAGAAAAAGGTTATTATAGAGCTAGTTatagcattttagaaaaaaaatcaaccttgTAAATTATCAAGCTCCTTGCTCCTTGGATCAGTACTCTACTAATTTTAATACCTCTGTGAAGGTGTTAAGGTTGAGAGGAGTGATGAAATTTGCATTAGGTAATATTATTTTGTCAGGAATCTGatatatagattattataaaggAATTAAATACATAGAggcccaatttttaaaaaataaatcacatttccAAACTTCCATTACAAGCAAGGTCTTGGGGATTTGTCATTAATGATAGACTCTAcattttttatgctttttaaatagAGAAGGTGGCAAATAATTAATTATTACAGATAAGAGGTTT
This region of Ovis canadensis isolate MfBH-ARS-UI-01 breed Bighorn chromosome 3, ARS-UI_OviCan_v2, whole genome shotgun sequence genomic DNA includes:
- the ZC3H6 gene encoding zinc finger CCCH domain-containing protein 6; this translates as MTDSEHAGHDREDGELEDGEIDDAGFEETQEQEAKEDEKQKNQKAYRKSRKKHKKEKEKKKSKRRKREKHKHNSPSSDDSSDYSLDSEVEHTETSHRKRSGFYRDYDIPFSQHGHISGSYMASKKSQHNRKFKSKEYDEYSTYSDDNFGSYSQETEEDFASQLKQYRQAKETLTTSLGSSFSKEPGKKQRLKGIQQGTEQRVKSFNVARGRGLLKKIKRKDRGGRVNKGPNVFSGTDDYHEYSKPGKKWKIMTQEFINQHTVEHKGKQICKYFLEGRCIKGDQCKFDHDAELEKRKEICKFYLQGYCTKGENCIYMHNEFPCKFYHSGAKCYQGDNCKFSHDDLTKETKKLLDKVLNTEEAANEDERELEELRKHGITPLPKPPPGVGLLPTPLEHFPFSDPEDGFQTDLSDDFKKIPSLFEIVVKPTVDLAHKIGKKPPAFYNSASPPGPQFQESSPHPQHVYSSGSSPGPGPNMSQGHNSPVIHPGSPGHCPGLPVPQSPPLLPGPPGIVGPHGQAGVLGQPDTPLTPPNMSGSYHCSGFPEHVMKVPRENHCSPGSSHPPGERQLSTSYDSLQNPAEFYDHYYSQHAVHNFQPPSHSGDGVWHGDFAQHQAPVVPDSPNRGSGSDSSSNVAGQGPLPALGLLPAVQRALFVRLTQKYQEDEEPSSTQPQRTPSKEEDETVNWYSSSEEEEGSSVKSILRTLQKQTETLRSQQQPSTEPGLPTDPRLAREKNKGNQVVDPRLRTISRQDIKKSSESAPLDLRLAWDPRKLRGSGSGHGSSAAAGAKFDSHHGNTGPSIRHKRGDDDEDTERELREKAFLIPLDSSPGVMLQDPRSQLRQFSHIKMDITLTKPNFAKHIVWAPEDLLPVPLPKPDPVSSINLPLPPLIADQRLSRLWNTKSDLRQNTVSTDTKLAAKAKINTANREGYLDQFGDSHSSGSKLGDPRLQKNFDPRLHRLHNTEPHQAVMKDPHMSKTAPPLGTRPNLGSSQPSGAVPSSSGPGALPPYAPKLSSSTGLPLGTPGSVLSGISLYDPREQGSPSTSELAAENAENQKKSGSLKCSDKNEPLPGEAILPQKMAPNVDVPVDRPADPQTDVRQSSGTVQVPAVHSLPIQALTGLIRPQYSDPRQSKHLGQVSPTPGDDPSKETDDKSLKEVFKTFDPTASPFC